The Vicia villosa cultivar HV-30 ecotype Madison, WI linkage group LG1, Vvil1.0, whole genome shotgun sequence genome includes a region encoding these proteins:
- the LOC131647829 gene encoding uncharacterized protein LOC131647829 translates to MATDASVSSIKLMNQDLVKLDRFDGTNYTRWQDKMTFLLTTLKIQYVLDPDLEEIPKPTADDTDEIKKERKKRKEDEFLCLGHILNTLSDRLYDLYTDTASAKEIWKALEFKFKAEEEGTKKFLISKYFDFKMLDSKPILAQVHELQVLVNKIKAVKIDVPEAFQAGAIIAKLPPSWKGYRKKLLHSSEDLSLEKLQKHLRIEEETKDREKTESAGFAKANVVAAKGKKK, encoded by the coding sequence ATGGCCACTGACGCTTCTGTTTCAAGCATCAAACTGATGAACCAGGACCTTGTAAAACTAGATCGTTTTGATGGAACAAACTATACCCGTTGGCAAGACAAAATGACATTTCTCCTGACAACTCTGAAAATTCAATATGTCTTGGATCCTGATTTGGAGGAAATTCCAAAACCAACTGCGGATGACACCGATGAAATTAAAAAGGAGAGAAAGAAACGTAAGGAAGATGAATTTCTATGCCTTGGACATATTCTGAACACATTATCTGATCGTCTCTATGATCTCTACACTGATACTGCCTCTGCAAAGGAAATCTGGAAAGCActtgaattcaaattcaaagccgAAGAAGAAGGTACGAAAAAGTTCTTAATATCTAAATACTTTGATTTCAAAATGTTGGATTCCAAGCCTATTCTTGCACAAGTACACGAGTTACAGGTTCTCGTGAATAAAATAAAAGCCGTGAAAATTGATGTCCCTGAAGCTTTCCAAGCCGGTGCAATCATAGCAAAATTGCCACCTTCATGGaaaggatacagaaagaaattgctgcaTAGTTCTGAGGATCTCTCGTTGGAGAAACTTCAGAAACACCTTCGAATCGAGGAGGAAACGAAGGATCGTGAGAAAACTGAGTCTGCTGGATTTGCTAAGGCAAATGTTGTTGCtgcaaaaggaaagaaaaaataa